The genomic DNA CGATTCGCGACCTGGCTGGTGGTGAAGTTGGAACGTACGAATTCGACGGCAATGACTTGGCTGATCGGGTCAGTAAGCAATTACTGCACGATGTTGTCGTGATGTATGATGCAAATCGGCGACAAGGAACATTTAAGACGAAGACTCGTAGTGAAGTCTCTGGTCGTAAGAAGAAGATGTTCCGTCAGAAAGGGACTGGTAATGCCCGTATGGGTACTAAGCAGTCTCCCGTTCGCGTCGGTGGTGGTCATGCATTTGCAAAGCGTCCGCGAGATTTTTCTTACCGGTTGCCCAAGAAGGCAGTGCGGTTGGCGACTCGTATGGCGATGCTGAGTAAGTTTCAGGATGGTGAAGCAATTGTCTTGAATGAGCTTCAGTTGAGTGAGTCACGGACGAAGCCTGTGTTTAATATGTTGAACGCAGTTGGTCTCGGTGGAGATTCGGTTCTTCTCGTGATTCCAGAGTACGATTTGGATATCTGGCGTTCAGCCAGGAATATCCCGAATCTCTGGGTGGCACCGTTGAACGAGTTAAATGCATATTCGCTTCTGCATCAGAAGCACTTGTTGATCACGAAGGAAGCTATTGATCTTGCTCGCCAGGGATCGTTCGCGTCAACTGCAGAATCTGCAGCTGTTGGCTAAAGGTTTTGGTTGATTTGACGTGGATTGTTTTGCGAAGCATTGGAGTGAATTGTGGCAGGCATTGAATTAGAATCGCATCAGGTGGTCCTTCGTCCTCTCGTGACAGAGAAGGGGGTTCATCAGTCCGAAAAGTATAACGCGTATGCATTCGCGGTTCATCCGCAGGCAAATAAAGCTGATATCCGCAAAGCTGTTGAAGAATTGTGGGAAGTGCGTGTTGTTGCTGTGCGTACACAAAATCGCAAAGGTAAGCCACGTCGCAATCGGTTGACTCAAGGTCATACACAGAGTTGGAAAAAAGCAATTGTTCAATTGCATGATGAAGACCGAATCGCGTTTTTCTAAAAATGTGAAAAGCGTTCTTTGGTGCACATTAGAAGACATTTAGAAGTTTGAGAACTGTTCGATGGGAATTCGATATTACAAGCCGGTCACGCCAGGTCGCCGCGGAGCATCCGTCAGCGATTTCGCTGAAATTACGGATCGTAAGAAGCAGCCCGAGAAGAGCCTGACTGTTCGATTGACTCGCACAGGTGGTCGTAATCACCACGGGAAAATTACAGTTCGTCATCGCGGTGGTGGGCATCGGAAGATCTATCGTATTATTGATTTCAAGCGTCGACTTGATGACGTTGAAATGAAAGTGACTCACATTGAGTATGATCCTAACCGATCAGCTCGTATTGCATTGTTGGAGTATGATTGTCCGGAGTCAGGTAAACTGGTGAAAGTTTACATTCTGGCACCGAATGGTCTTAAAGCTGGCGATACAGTCAGCAATGGTGCGAATGCTGAACCGACAGTTGGAAATTGTCTTCCAATGTCGAAAATCCCTCAAGGGACGGAAATTCATAACATTGAAATGCAGCCTGGTCGTGGTGGGCAACTTGTCCGAAGTGCCGGGAACTATGCTGTTTTGAATGCCAGTGAAAAAGGTTGGGCTCAGGTAACATTGCCTTCTGGTGAAGTTCGACGTCTTCCTTCTGATTGTCGGGCAACAATTGGTGTAGTCAGTAACGCTGATCACTCCAAGGTTGTTTTGGGGAAGGCTGGCCGGACTCGGTGGAAAGGTCGTCGTCCTCATGTTCGAGGTACGGTGATGAACCCCGTCGCGCATCCGATGGGTGGTGGTGAAGGTCGAAACTCGGGTGGTCGTCATCCTTGTAGTCCAACAGGAAAATTGGCGAAGGGTGGAAATACTCGGAAACGACGTAAACCATCATCAAAAGCGATTATCCGTCGACGTCGATCACGTCGTTACGGACAGAAAAAACTGTAGGTCACATAACTGTATTTCAGCAGATTGGATTGAAGCGATTGCTTCAAGCATAGAGGTTATCGTATGAGTCGATCATTGAAGAAGGGGCCTTACGTAGATGAAAAGCTCCTGAAGAAGATCGCAAAACTGGACGAGAATGATCGAAAAGATCCCATTAAGACATGGGCTCGCAGGTCAACGATCTCTCCAGAATTTATTGGACACACTTTCCTTGTTCATAATGGCCGTCAACACGTCCAGGTTTATGTGACAGAGGATATGGTCGGGCATAAACTCGGCGAATTTTCTCCGACCCGAACATTTCGTGGACACGGGGCAAAAGGAAACAGGTAGTCGGTTGAGTCAGCTCTTTCCGCACTCAATATATGACTTGATTGTGGAAGTTGATAAGGCAGACAGGAGTTGGAATTATGGCATTGGTCAAAGCGAGTCATCGACACGCAAGAATTTCCGCGACAAAGGTTCGTCCTTTTGCGGACCTGATTCGCGGACTTTCTGTTGAAGAGGGTCTCCAGGTTCTCAAGTATGAACCAAATCGTGGTGCACGCTTCCTTGAGAAGGTTCTCAGAAGTGCTGCAGCGAATGCAGAAGATCGTGGTGCACGAAATGTTGACAATCTTCCTATTGTGGAATGTCGCATTGATGGCGGACCGATGTTCAAGCGATTGCAACCGCGAGCACGTGGAATGGCATTCCTGATTCGTCGTCGGTTTGCTCACATTCATGTGGCAATTGACGCACCAGAAGTGGAATAGGATAAGGACGGGGACATGGGACAAAAAGTACACCCACGAGGGTTCCGTATTGGCATCGTCGAACCTTGGCGAAGTCGTTGGTACGCGAATAAAAAAGAGTATGGTGATCTCCTTGTTGAAGATCGTAATATTCGTCTCTTCGTGAAGTCAGAATATAAGTCGGCAGCAATCGAAAAGATTGAAATCGACCGGACTCGAGACCAGGTGATCATTCATCTTTTCTCTGCCCGACCAGGAATTATCATTGGCCGTAAAGGTCAGGAAATTGACCGACTGAAAGCTCGTCTGGAAGATAAATTTGGACGACGCATGGAAGTCAAGATTGTCGAAATCAACAACCCGTATCGCTGTGCACAATTGATCGCTGAAGACATTGCTCAGCAATTAACAAAGCGGGGTAGTTTCCGTCGTGCAATCAAGAGAACACTTGATCAAGTGATGGAAGCTGGAGTGTTGGGGGTAAAAATTGAGCTCTCAGGTCGTCTTGGTGGTGCAGAGATGTCCCGCCGCGAAAAGGCCAGTCGAGGATCAATTCCACTCTCTACACTGCAGAGAAAAGTTGACTACGGTTTTACTGAATCGAAAACAGCACAAGGTGTGATTGGCGTTAAGGTCTGGGTGGACCTCGGCGACTACGCAGACGAGGAGAATTCCGATGGCGCTAATGCCGAAGCGGGTAAAGTATCGAAAAAGGCAAAGAGGTCGCATAAAAGGTAATGCGACTCGTGGAAACACGGTTGCATTCGGTGAGTTTGGTCTGCAGTCTACTCAAGCTGGACACATCTCAGCCCGAACCATTGAAGCCTGTCGTATTGCGGCGACTCAATATATTCGTGGAACTGGCGGAAAACTTTTCATCCGCATTTTTCCAGATAAGTCAGTGACGGCCCGCCCTCTTGAAACCCGTATGGGTAAGGGTAAGGGAGAACCGGATCACTGGGTTGCAGTAGTGAAGCCTGGGACAGTTTTGTTTGAAATTGCGGGGGGAACGCACGACGCAGCTCGTGATTGTTTCAACCGTGTTGCACATAAACTTCCAGTTCGAGTTCGTTTGGTTGAACGTCAACCCGGTTAATTTTTGTCTCTTCTTGATGGCACTTTTTTTCTGTCATCTTTACAATACGCAATGCGACAAGAGTCATGTCGAAAGCAAATGAACTTCGCGAAATGAATGAAGAACAGCTTCAGGCTGAGTTAAAGTTAACTCAGCAGGAATTGTTCAGATTGCGTTTTCAAGCCTCTACGGAAAAACTGGATGCTCCCAGTAATCTGAAGAAGCTACGCAGAACAATCGCGCGAATTAAAACACTCCTGCACGAAAGCCGTTTGGCTGGTGCAGAGTCATAATAATAGAAACAACGAGCCTGTAAGAGCACAGCTGATATGCGTACTACGTTGATTGGTGTTGTCACAAGTGATCGAAATTCGAAGACGCGCCGCGTCGATGTTGAACGTTTGCATCAGCATTCCAAGTACAAAAAAATTGTACGAGGTCGGACAGTCTGTTACGTCCATGATGAGAATAACGACTCTAAAATCGGTGATACTATTGAAATCACTGAATGTCGTCCTCGCTCGAAGTCAAAACGTTGGGAACTCGTTCGAGTAGTGAAGAGCGTCTCCGATGTTGCGAGTCAGTTGAAGCGTGAAGATCAGGTTACAGACGGCGAGTTGAATGCTGCTGATATTGAAGAGCAGATTGATTCAAGTGGAGCTGATAAGACTCCCGTTGAAAGTTCAGATGGCGAACAAGCTGCCACTGAATAGTTCATGAAGATCTGCGAACGCAGGTAATAGTTCGGGTAAGACTTTTCAAAGTCGAGAAATGCTGCTTTTCTGTTAAGTGTGCATTTCAGTCAAAGTTAATACACTCTACAGGGTCGAGTTACCCTGTTATTTGTTGGGAATTATGGCGTCATGATCCAGATGCAAACAGTCTTGGATGTCGCAGACAATACAGGGGCGAAAACCGTCCGTTGTATTCGCGTCCTTGGTGGAACTCGTCGTCGGACGGCTTCACTTGGCGACGTGATTGTTGTGAGTATTCAAAAGTCGATTGCTGGTGCTCCGGAAGCTTTTCGAAAAGGAAAAGTCACTCGTGGAGTCATTGTTCGTGTTCGTAAGAATACTCGCAGATCAGATGGTAGTTACGTCCGTTTTGATAGCAATGCAGTCGTGCTTGTTGATCCAGACGGAAGTCCTCGTGGAACCAGGATCTTCGGAGCCGTTGCTAGAGAATTACGAGATCATAAGTTCATGAAGATCATTAGCCTCGCTAGTGAGGTGGTGTAACGATGAAGATTAAACGCGGAGATATGGTCCTGGTCACAGCCGGTGACGATCGATCATCCACACCAAGGCCTGTTCAACAAGTCCTCGATAATGGACAGAAAGTCCTTATTGAAGGTGTGAACCTGGTTTATAAACATGTGAAACGTGGCCATCCCAAGAGTCCTCAAGGTGGGCGTCTACGGATGGAGAAACCTATTCAAAGTTCAAATGTGGTCTATTACTGCACCTCATGTGAACAGGGTGTGAAATTAGGTTATCGCTTCAACGAAAATGGTGAGAAAGAACGTTATTGTCGAAAGTGTTCTAATGGCATCGGAGTTGTCTCTCCTGCACGTGGGAAACACATTCAGTCGTAATCGGCAAGTTAGATATATCGCTTCTAAGTATCGTGAGGTTGGGTTCAAATGGCCCGGTTTAAAGAAAAATATAACACCGAGATCGTTCCGAAGCTCTCCGACCAGCTTGGACGTGAGAACCGGCATAGCTTACCCAAAATCGAAAAGATTGTGGTTAGCATGGGAGTCGGAGCTGCAATTCAAGATCAAAAAGTTCTTGATGAGGCTCTGGGGTATTTGATGCAGATCACAGGTCAAAAACCATCAGTTCGTCG from Thalassoglobus polymorphus includes the following:
- the rplP gene encoding 50S ribosomal protein L16; this translates as MALMPKRVKYRKRQRGRIKGNATRGNTVAFGEFGLQSTQAGHISARTIEACRIAATQYIRGTGGKLFIRIFPDKSVTARPLETRMGKGKGEPDHWVAVVKPGTVLFEIAGGTHDAARDCFNRVAHKLPVRVRLVERQPG
- the rpsQ gene encoding 30S ribosomal protein S17, whose amino-acid sequence is MRTTLIGVVTSDRNSKTRRVDVERLHQHSKYKKIVRGRTVCYVHDENNDSKIGDTIEITECRPRSKSKRWELVRVVKSVSDVASQLKREDQVTDGELNAADIEEQIDSSGADKTPVESSDGEQAATE
- the rpsS gene encoding 30S ribosomal protein S19 — its product is MSRSLKKGPYVDEKLLKKIAKLDENDRKDPIKTWARRSTISPEFIGHTFLVHNGRQHVQVYVTEDMVGHKLGEFSPTRTFRGHGAKGNR
- the rpmC gene encoding 50S ribosomal protein L29; its protein translation is MSKANELREMNEEQLQAELKLTQQELFRLRFQASTEKLDAPSNLKKLRRTIARIKTLLHESRLAGAES
- the rplW gene encoding 50S ribosomal protein L23, producing MAGIELESHQVVLRPLVTEKGVHQSEKYNAYAFAVHPQANKADIRKAVEELWEVRVVAVRTQNRKGKPRRNRLTQGHTQSWKKAIVQLHDEDRIAFF
- the rplN gene encoding 50S ribosomal protein L14; this translates as MIQMQTVLDVADNTGAKTVRCIRVLGGTRRRTASLGDVIVVSIQKSIAGAPEAFRKGKVTRGVIVRVRKNTRRSDGSYVRFDSNAVVLVDPDGSPRGTRIFGAVARELRDHKFMKIISLASEVV
- the rplV gene encoding 50S ribosomal protein L22, which produces MALVKASHRHARISATKVRPFADLIRGLSVEEGLQVLKYEPNRGARFLEKVLRSAAANAEDRGARNVDNLPIVECRIDGGPMFKRLQPRARGMAFLIRRRFAHIHVAIDAPEVE
- the rplX gene encoding 50S ribosomal protein L24 yields the protein MKIKRGDMVLVTAGDDRSSTPRPVQQVLDNGQKVLIEGVNLVYKHVKRGHPKSPQGGRLRMEKPIQSSNVVYYCTSCEQGVKLGYRFNENGEKERYCRKCSNGIGVVSPARGKHIQS
- the rplD gene encoding 50S ribosomal protein L4, which produces MSDDTKITAPIRDLAGGEVGTYEFDGNDLADRVSKQLLHDVVVMYDANRRQGTFKTKTRSEVSGRKKKMFRQKGTGNARMGTKQSPVRVGGGHAFAKRPRDFSYRLPKKAVRLATRMAMLSKFQDGEAIVLNELQLSESRTKPVFNMLNAVGLGGDSVLLVIPEYDLDIWRSARNIPNLWVAPLNELNAYSLLHQKHLLITKEAIDLARQGSFASTAESAAVG
- the rplB gene encoding 50S ribosomal protein L2, whose product is MGIRYYKPVTPGRRGASVSDFAEITDRKKQPEKSLTVRLTRTGGRNHHGKITVRHRGGGHRKIYRIIDFKRRLDDVEMKVTHIEYDPNRSARIALLEYDCPESGKLVKVYILAPNGLKAGDTVSNGANAEPTVGNCLPMSKIPQGTEIHNIEMQPGRGGQLVRSAGNYAVLNASEKGWAQVTLPSGEVRRLPSDCRATIGVVSNADHSKVVLGKAGRTRWKGRRPHVRGTVMNPVAHPMGGGEGRNSGGRHPCSPTGKLAKGGNTRKRRKPSSKAIIRRRRSRRYGQKKL
- the rpsC gene encoding 30S ribosomal protein S3, translating into MGQKVHPRGFRIGIVEPWRSRWYANKKEYGDLLVEDRNIRLFVKSEYKSAAIEKIEIDRTRDQVIIHLFSARPGIIIGRKGQEIDRLKARLEDKFGRRMEVKIVEINNPYRCAQLIAEDIAQQLTKRGSFRRAIKRTLDQVMEAGVLGVKIELSGRLGGAEMSRREKASRGSIPLSTLQRKVDYGFTESKTAQGVIGVKVWVDLGDYADEENSDGANAEAGKVSKKAKRSHKR